From the genome of Dehalococcoidia bacterium:
CGCGCTGCTCCGGCAGCGCGCCGACGAACTCGCCGGACACGCGACCGTCCACGAAGAGCTTCACGGCGGGGATGCTGGAGATGCGGTAGCGGGCGGCCACCGCGGGGTTCTCGTCCGTGTTCACCTTCGCCAGCTTCCAGCGGCCGTTGGCTTCCGCCGCAAGCTTTTCGAGCACCGGGCCGAGGATGCGGCAGGGGCCGCACCATGGCGCCCAGAAGTCGACCAGCACCGGCGTTTCGCGGCTCGCCTCAATAACCTCGCGGTCAAAGTCCCTTACGTCCAATGTGCTTCTCCTGCCCAGTCGTCCTCTCAATCGTCTCCGATCCCGCCCCACCGCGCCAGTCGCTCCCGCACCGGCGACGCCGTGCGCTCTCAGGGTCCAGCCATTCGGACGCGCCGGACGCTCCTGCTGATCTCCGGCAGAGGCGGAGGGGGCGGCGCTGCAGGGACGCCGGCCAGACCGGCCCGTCTCCGCGTCCAGCTTGCAGTTCGCCGCACGGCCGGAGTCGCGATGGGCGACCGGCGCTAGCCGCGCGCGAGGGCGACGACCTCCCCCACGGCGCCGGGCGCAAGCGGGCCCCGCGCCGTCCAGCGCAGGGCGCTCTCCACCTGTTCGATGTCGGAGAAGCCGACGAGCGCAGTCGAGACGCCTTCGGCGGCCAGCGCAAACCTCAGGCCCAACTCCACCGTGCTCTCCAGGCCGTGGCGGCGGGCAACGTCCGCGAGGGATTGCGCCCGCCTCAGGTCGGCCTCGAACTCGCCGCCCCGAACCATGGCGCCGCCGCCTCCCGGGCTCGCCAGCCGTGCCCGCTCGCTCGAGCCGCTGACAGCGCCAGCGGCCAGGACCCGGATCGCGATGACGCCCATGCCGGCCCTCGCCGCCTCCGCGATGAGGCCACCAAGGTCCTGCGCCCCGCCGGAGGCGCCCGCGTAGGCGGCGCTGGGGTTCAAAGCATTGAAGTAGGCCTGTACGGTATCGAACGCCCCCGAGCGCACAACCTCGAGGACGGCCTCGGTCTCGCCCAGGCCGGTGATGCCAGCGTGCCGCACCAGGCCCTCGCGGACCAACGCTCGCATCGCTTCGGCCACGGCGCCGGCGACTTCGCCCGGCGGCAGGGAGCGCTCGTTGGGGTCGTTACCGATGCGGGAGTGCAACTGCAGCAGGTCGACGCTGTCGCGCCCGAGGCGGCGCAGGCTCTGCGTAAGGGAGT
Proteins encoded in this window:
- a CDS encoding aldo/keto reductase; amino-acid sequence: MRYRTLGKTGLTVSELGFGCGNVGGLMTRGQPDEQRSVVARALEGGITYFDTAASYGDGRSEENLGRTLRDLGAWERVVVGTKVNLSRDALADPRPAVRDSLTQSLRRLGRDSVDLLQLHSRIGNDPNERSLPPGEVAGAVAEAMRALVREGLVRHAGITGLGETEAVLEVVRSGAFDTVQAYFNALNPSAAYAGASGGAQDLGGLIAEAARAGMGVIAIRVLAAGAVSGSSERARLASPGGGGAMVRGGEFEADLRRAQSLADVARRHGLESTVELGLRFALAAEGVSTALVGFSDIEQVESALRWTARGPLAPGAVGEVVALARG